Part of the Etheostoma spectabile isolate EspeVRDwgs_2016 chromosome 21, UIUC_Espe_1.0, whole genome shotgun sequence genome is shown below.
TCATGGCCAGGACATAATGCTTGATGTAGAGTGTCAGTGAAGGTCCCAGTGCAGAAGCAGTGGAGCGGGGTCATTGTATCATCTCCTAGGAAGCTCACCAAACCCCCAGGAAAGCTGCAGTATACCCCGATGCGAGTGAACTGTTTTCCTGCCATCTGAGGCAGCTCATGCTGGACGCCACCGTGCCAGGCTGTGTAGTCTCCATTAAAGTATTCCACACACCAAGACTCTTTGCCTCGGCCTAGCCAGGAGTCCTCCTCGCGGCCCTTGCGCGGGATGCTTGGGTAGGTGAGCCCTAGCTCCCAGTAGGTCTTCCCACTCACATCTAACTCCCAGTACTGGCGGCCCTCGCTGAAGCCTTCCTGGCTGACTACATTTAGGGTGGTGTCAAAGCGGGAGGGATTCTCTGGGACATCCTGCCAGGTGTCTGCGTAGGTGGCTGAGTTGCCTTTGGGGGAGATGATCAGCTTGGGGTGAGCAGTGTCACCGTCAAGGACAACATCTGCAGCATCTGTGTAACAGATGTCAAAAATGTTCAGTAGGGTATGCGAACGACTTTgcagttttttaatttaacctttatttaaacaggTAGGCCATTATTTGCAACATTGACCTGGCCAAGAAAAGCATAAGCGTGCAGTAgtaatacagtaggctacataaaTTAAAGATTAAGTAGGCATTACAAAACTGGCGCAAAGTGAGGTGTAAGTAAGTCAATGGATATGCAAAAGTGATATGGTAATaacacaatatactgtacatgacaaCAATAGGCCTTCACGATTAATTGTTACAAAATCGCAATCTCGATTAACCCCTGTTTgcgattacatttttaaataacttcaaattattttttttatgactttgattaTCATTTAATGTCAcaagccaactgcatcacaaacgctactactttgtTCTGAGTTTTAAACAAACTgaataaaataggttttaaagcgctcccaagtgCTGCGATGCTCTcgcttctcttcattgaaggtgccgaaaaaaagaatatattcataacatttaaaaaaaaaaaaagaatacattcatatgaatgaatatattattatttattttcagtagATCAGTAGATGTACAAAAATTGAGTGTGACAACAGAAGtgggaaaaataaaagttgaGTATACCAGGGCAGATGCATATTGCAAAAGAGCGTAAATAGATCAGTGCAGGTGACGATGTGCATCTGTGCAACTATGCAAAAGGGCATGACAGAGATAATggaagcatttatttattttaattcatatgAATAATAACTCGACAGTGTTTTTACTTGTTTCTGTGCAGTATTcttttaagctgtgaactttgTACATAATTTCGTACgacagtgtactgtggtatgacaataaagaaatcttgaatcttgaatcttgggTGTGCAAAACATGTTGTTCTCAACTGAAGTTCCCAAGCAAGACAAATGCTTGAAACAAACGGCATGTACTTTTTGACAGATGCAACCTTTGACATAGAGAAGAGCAAGACTCCTTCACATGTCAAGACTCTACCTGTCTTTTTGGATGAACTCACAGGTCTGAAAGAGTTTCTTGGTGACAGGGACCTGGGATTGGATGAAAAGCAGCAGGTTGATGGTGAGACTCAGTAGTTGTTCATTCTTGAACGCATCTATGTGAATCAGGTCAGGGTCAGTCCGCTTCAGAGTATCAGATATTCTAATTTTAGACAAAACAGTGAATACCTCTTGCACAGCTCAAGGTGCTTGTAAATTCAACGTTGTAGCAAGCTGTTATTTCCTGAAATGTGAACATACCTTTTCTCAGTTTCAGCATTCTAtagaatatgtaaaaaaataagtaagtaCTGATCTAAATACCACTGACAAAACAGCTTGAGACAAACAATCGATTGATTAATTGAGATCAGAACTTtgaatttgtctttgtgtttaccTGCATGTCAATTCCTTGTGTTTTCAAATTGGCACCGATGTCGAACATTTCCTGGTCCAGTTCTCGAGTGAAGTGGTAGCAGTCCTCTATCCTGTCCTCCAACAACTTCTCCATGGCCTCGTGCTCAGTGTCCAGCTGGGTCAGTGTGATCTGAAGATCCTCATCCA
Proteins encoded:
- the si:ch211-28p3.4 gene encoding E3 ubiquitin-protein ligase TRIM39; this translates as MPLKHQQNDGMAYRMKKLAALQVEITKKNNAVKEKIKKKYEDMTRVLDEDLQITLTQLDTEHEAMEKLLEDRIEDCYHFTRELDQEMFDIGANLKTQGIDMQNAETEKRISDTLKRTDPDLIHIDAFKNEQLLSLTINLLLFIQSQVPVTKKLFQTYAADVVLDGDTAHPKLIISPKGNSATYADTWQDVPENPSRFDTTLNVVSQEGFSEGRQYWELDVSGKTYWELGLTYPSIPRKGREEDSWLGRGKESWCVEYFNGDYTAWHGGVQHELPQMAGKQFTRIGVYCSFPGGLVSFLGDDTMTPLHCFCTGTFTDTLHQALCPGHDKEGTNWKSIKICDASRSAPVL